The Streptomyces sp. NBC_00236 DNA window GCCCCCACCACTGGCGGCGGGACCTCATTGAGCTTGCCGCCCTGTTCACCGCCGTCGCCGTCGCCGACGCGATCGCCAACCTGATCGGGCACCAGCCCGACGGCCCCTATCTGCTCATCGCCTCGGCGGTGGCGCTGACCGCCACCGCCGCCTTCCACACCTGGTGGGCACGTCGGCACAGTCACGCGCCACCGCCGGATGCCGAGGGCCTCGCGGCCCCGGACGCCCCGGCCGTGCGGGCCGACACGTCGCCGGACGCCGCTCCGACCGAGACGGTGCTGTGGCGGATGCGGACCACGGTCCGGGACGCGCCCGGCAGCCTGGCCGCACTCTGCACCGTGCTGGCCCGCCACCGGATCGACATCCTGACCCTGCAGACCCACCCGCTGGCCGAAGGAACGGTCGACGAGTTCCTGCTGCGCGCCCCCGCCTCGCTGCCCGCCGCCCAGCTGACCCGCGCCATCTCGGAAGCCGGCGGCAGCTCCACCTGGATCGAGCGCGCCGACGCCCACGATCTGGTGGACGCCCCGACCCGGGTGCTCGGCCTCGCGACCCGCACCGCCCTGGACGCGGCCGAACTCCCCCTCGCCCTGCGCCAGCTGCTCGGCCGCTGCACCATCCACTCGCTCCCCGCCGTGTCCATCACCGGGCGTGCCACCGGTGAGTCCGCACCCGTGGAAGGCGTGCTGGAGGAGACGGTGATGCGGCTGCGTGATCCGTCGGGCGGCGTCATCACCGTCGAGCGGCCCTATCTGCCCTTCACACCCACGGAGTTCGCCAGGGCGCGCGCGCTGGTCGAGCTCGATGCGCGGCTCGGCCCGCGCGTCCCGCGCAGCGAGCACGTGCTCACCCTGCCCGAGGGCAACGCGATCACCGTACGCCGGGCAGACGGGGACGACCTGGAAGCGGCCCGGGCCATGCACGACCGCTGCTCGGAACAGACCCTGCGGCTGCGCTACCACGGACCGGTCCGCGATGCCGACCGCTATCTCGAGCACCTGCTGAGCCCGCGCTTCGGGCGCACCCTCGCCGTGCAGACGGCCTCCGGCCGGACGGTGGCCCTGGGCCATCTCCTCTGGGACGGCGACGAGACCGAGGTCGCCCTGCTCGTCGAGGACGACTGGCAGCGACGCGGCATCGGCTCCGAGCTGCTGGGCCGCCTGGTGGCGCTCGCCGTCGAGGCCGGCTGCGAGAGCGTCTACGCCGTCACCCAGGCGTCGAACACCGGCATGGTCGCCGCCATGCGCGCGCTCTCGCTGCCGCTCGACTAC harbors:
- a CDS encoding GNAT family N-acetyltransferase; its protein translation is MTDAISAKSARRPHHWRRDLIELAALFTAVAVADAIANLIGHQPDGPYLLIASAVALTATAAFHTWWARRHSHAPPPDAEGLAAPDAPAVRADTSPDAAPTETVLWRMRTTVRDAPGSLAALCTVLARHRIDILTLQTHPLAEGTVDEFLLRAPASLPAAQLTRAISEAGGSSTWIERADAHDLVDAPTRVLGLATRTALDAAELPLALRQLLGRCTIHSLPAVSITGRATGESAPVEGVLEETVMRLRDPSGGVITVERPYLPFTPTEFARARALVELDARLGPRVPRSEHVLTLPEGNAITVRRADGDDLEAARAMHDRCSEQTLRLRYHGPVRDADRYLEHLLSPRFGRTLAVQTASGRTVALGHLLWDGDETEVALLVEDDWQRRGIGSELLGRLVALAVEAGCESVYAVTQASNTGMVAAMRALSLPLDYQIEEGTLVITARLGAAAARSLPPYERAEH